One window from the genome of Variovorax sp. PAMC26660 encodes:
- the flgB gene encoding flagellar basal body rod protein FlgB — MIDKLDAALRFNREALNLRAERQEVLAANIAHADTPNYKARDFDFSSRLNEAVERGRSSQSVSLATTSSRHLAGQAQAASDKDLLYRTPHQSSIDGNTVEMDVERVAFADNALRYESNLTIINAKIKSLLSAVQQ; from the coding sequence ATGATCGACAAGCTGGATGCGGCGCTTCGCTTCAACCGCGAAGCCCTCAACCTCCGGGCAGAACGCCAGGAGGTGCTCGCGGCCAATATCGCCCATGCCGACACGCCCAACTACAAGGCGCGCGACTTCGACTTCAGCAGCCGGCTGAACGAAGCCGTCGAGCGCGGCCGTTCGTCGCAGTCGGTGTCGCTGGCCACCACCTCGTCGCGCCACCTGGCCGGCCAGGCGCAGGCCGCGTCCGACAAGGACCTGCTGTACCGCACGCCCCACCAGTCCAGCATCGACGGCAACACCGTCGAGATGGATGTCGAGCGCGTGGCCTTCGCCGACAACGCGCTGCGCTACGAGTCCAACCTCACCATCATCAACGCCAAGATCAAGTCGTTGCTGTCGGCGGTTCAGCAGTAA
- the flgA gene encoding flagellar basal body P-ring formation chaperone FlgA, whose translation MNHFLPRTRLPRIVSMTLMAAMGSACVFAAAPAPDAATVAIEKYLQMQSAGLPGKVTISLEGRGTATLPECEAPEVFLPPGVTPWGRISVGVRCQTERPWTRFVQARVSVEGSYFVATRAIDTGRPLGAGDVTERTGDLSRLPRSVITSAAELVGVVSANRIAPGAPIRKELVRGVTVIQQGQAVKVVAQGQGFVVSTEGKAMTGAKVGAIVQAKTLDGRLISGVADEEGQIQLTQ comes from the coding sequence ATGAACCACTTTCTGCCCCGCACCCGCCTGCCGCGCATCGTGTCGATGACACTGATGGCGGCCATGGGTTCGGCCTGCGTTTTCGCGGCCGCACCGGCACCTGATGCCGCCACGGTGGCCATCGAGAAGTACCTGCAGATGCAAAGCGCCGGCCTGCCGGGCAAGGTCACGATCAGCCTGGAAGGGCGCGGCACCGCCACGCTGCCCGAATGCGAAGCGCCCGAGGTTTTTCTGCCGCCGGGCGTCACGCCGTGGGGCCGGATCTCGGTGGGCGTGCGCTGCCAGACGGAGCGACCCTGGACGCGTTTCGTGCAGGCCCGTGTGTCCGTCGAAGGCAGCTACTTCGTTGCCACGCGCGCGATCGACACCGGCCGGCCGCTGGGCGCGGGCGATGTCACCGAACGCACCGGCGACCTGTCGCGGCTGCCGCGCTCGGTGATCACCAGCGCCGCCGAGTTGGTCGGCGTAGTGAGCGCCAACCGCATCGCGCCCGGCGCGCCGATCCGCAAGGAGCTGGTGCGCGGCGTCACCGTCATCCAGCAGGGGCAGGCCGTGAAGGTAGTGGCCCAGGGGCAGGGTTTCGTCGTCAGCACCGAGGGCAAGGCCATGACCGGCGCGAAGGTCGGCGCCATCGTGCAGGCCAAGACCCTGGACGGGCGGCTGATCAGCGGTGTGGCCGACGAAGAAGGACAGATCCAGCTGACGCAATAG
- the flgM gene encoding flagellar biosynthesis anti-sigma factor FlgM translates to MKIDPPAPSPTPLHRTPATGVAAPATGTEAVERPKEAAQASAHVHSMPAAVGGSDFNAARVAAIREDIRAGRYEIRPERIADGLLASVRDLLDPKGRE, encoded by the coding sequence TTGAAAATCGATCCACCCGCCCCTTCGCCGACGCCCCTCCATCGAACGCCCGCAACCGGCGTGGCTGCGCCCGCGACCGGCACCGAAGCCGTCGAGCGCCCGAAAGAGGCGGCGCAGGCCTCCGCGCACGTTCATTCGATGCCTGCCGCCGTGGGCGGCAGCGATTTCAACGCAGCGCGCGTGGCGGCGATCCGCGAGGACATTCGCGCCGGCCGCTACGAGATCCGCCCCGAGCGCATCGCCGACGGCCTGCTGGCCAGCGTGCGCGACCTGCTCGATCCGAAGGGCAGGGAATGA
- a CDS encoding flagella synthesis protein FlgN — MNTLLAHLRTEASCIEEFLGVLGREAEAMSGGVFTDLAAIAGQKTQLLDRMAELDQQREALQAALGFEPGRAGADAAAAAGGAPMQEAWAALLAFAVEARSHNMRNGSMVYAHLDFTQQALHFLQASAQLFYGPDGVRKTQAGAGTRLAAG, encoded by the coding sequence ATGAACACATTGCTGGCCCACCTGCGCACAGAGGCGTCCTGCATCGAGGAATTTCTCGGCGTGCTGGGCCGGGAAGCCGAGGCGATGTCGGGCGGCGTCTTCACCGATCTGGCTGCCATTGCCGGCCAGAAGACCCAACTGCTGGACCGCATGGCCGAACTCGACCAGCAGCGCGAAGCCCTGCAGGCAGCGTTGGGCTTCGAGCCCGGCCGTGCCGGCGCGGATGCCGCGGCGGCCGCCGGCGGCGCGCCCATGCAGGAGGCATGGGCCGCATTGCTGGCGTTCGCCGTGGAGGCACGCAGCCACAACATGCGCAACGGCTCGATGGTCTATGCGCATCTCGATTTCACGCAGCAGGCGCTGCACTTCCTTCAAGCCAGCGCCCAGCTTTTCTACGGGCCCGACGGCGTTCGCAAGACGCAGGCGGGCGCCGGCACCCGGCTTGCCGCGGGCTGA
- a CDS encoding YadA-like family protein: MVTPHSESATGDGKGRQPASCARLAWAGVLVVLSLAAVTVHASASAFELAPGVLPGDAVNLGQLNQVRAEGREVARIAYSGTAMAVALSGAYAPTLYPGEKSIGLAMGTYRSYASASLGFKALSDDGRMAWGMAVATSGSDWGLNAGIGWKLPRAGDH, from the coding sequence ATGGTCACTCCACACAGCGAAAGCGCGACAGGCGACGGCAAGGGCAGGCAGCCCGCGTCGTGCGCGCGCCTCGCGTGGGCTGGCGTGCTGGTTGTTCTTTCGCTCGCCGCTGTGACCGTGCATGCCAGCGCCAGCGCCTTCGAGCTGGCACCGGGCGTGCTGCCCGGCGATGCGGTCAACCTCGGCCAATTGAACCAGGTGCGTGCCGAGGGCCGCGAGGTGGCCCGCATCGCCTACTCCGGCACGGCCATGGCCGTGGCGCTGTCGGGCGCCTACGCGCCGACGCTCTACCCCGGAGAAAAGTCCATCGGCCTGGCCATGGGCACCTACAGGAGTTACGCCTCGGCCAGCCTCGGCTTCAAGGCCCTGTCCGACGACGGCCGGATGGCCTGGGGCATGGCCGTCGCCACCTCCGGCAGCGACTGGGGCCTGAATGCCGGCATCGGCTGGAAGCTGCCGCGCGCCGGCGATCACTGA
- a CDS encoding response regulator transcription factor translates to MTASQGSRQIALVGCDEAQQATWGNRLRLMGCEPASFDTSADFLLAVTGGSQFGLLLIMLKDEGAWPILTAMCKALRIPICLVASASQRELLIEVLSAAGNDSPGANIDFAVLPIDDFELELRVRESLRRNETLLHPQSVSAFFGDYQFLGSRRVVIHKGTEIRLKPREFELALLLFRNAGRLLERDWLLASLWVDARIERKSRVLDCCVANIRRKLSLHKESGFDLHSVYGRGYELRHLPTTSLGDDDAHAHHRDDMNGHPGMNASGFPDTSNEPVWIGETARARA, encoded by the coding sequence ATGACGGCCTCCCAGGGTTCGCGCCAGATCGCGCTGGTGGGTTGCGACGAAGCCCAGCAGGCCACCTGGGGCAACAGGCTGCGCCTGATGGGCTGCGAGCCGGCCTCGTTCGACACCAGCGCCGACTTTCTGCTGGCCGTGACCGGCGGCAGCCAGTTCGGCCTGCTCCTGATCATGCTGAAGGACGAAGGCGCATGGCCGATCCTGACGGCCATGTGCAAGGCGCTGCGCATTCCGATCTGCCTGGTGGCAAGCGCCTCGCAACGGGAACTGCTGATCGAGGTGCTTTCGGCGGCAGGCAATGATTCGCCGGGCGCGAACATCGACTTTGCGGTGCTGCCCATCGACGACTTCGAGCTGGAACTGCGCGTGCGCGAATCGCTGCGGCGCAACGAGACGCTGCTGCATCCCCAGTCGGTGAGTGCGTTCTTCGGCGACTACCAGTTCCTGGGCAGCCGGCGCGTGGTGATCCACAAGGGCACGGAGATCCGCCTGAAGCCCCGCGAATTCGAACTGGCGTTGTTGCTGTTCCGCAATGCCGGACGGCTGCTGGAACGCGACTGGCTGCTGGCCTCGCTGTGGGTGGACGCCAGGATCGAAAGAAAGAGCCGCGTGCTCGACTGCTGCGTGGCCAACATCCGTCGCAAGCTCTCGCTGCACAAGGAGAGCGGGTTCGACCTGCATTCGGTGTACGGGCGGGGCTACGAGTTGCGCCATCTGCCGACCACATCATTGGGCGACGACGATGCGCACGCGCACCACCGCGACGACATGAACGGCCACCCTGGCATGAATGCCTCCGGCTTCCCGGACACGTCGAACGAGCCGGTGTGGATCGGTGAGACGGCGCGCGCCCGGGCCTGA
- a CDS encoding branched-chain amino acid ABC transporter permease: MKSIPMPIRILLVLLVPALLVPAFPEIAYPVFVMKVLCYALFALAFNLLIGFTGLVSFGHAAFFGWAGYTTGILMIRFSASGFPVELAILAGVAVAVAIGWLIGTLAIRRTGIYFAMITLALSQVAYFLAVQIPWTGGEDGMQGIPRGHLLGLVDLSDDNHMYYFTLAVFVAGFLATHRIVHSPFGQALKALRDNEPRAVSLGYATDRCKLYAFMLSAGLAGLAGSLKALVLQLSALNDVMLSTSTEVLLMTLLGGLGTSWGPVVGATLVVSLQNHLAALGGVVTIVIGMTFILCVSFFRRGLVGEWQALLERRKEKSQKR; encoded by the coding sequence ATGAAGTCGATTCCGATGCCCATCCGCATCCTGCTAGTGCTGCTGGTTCCCGCGCTGCTGGTGCCGGCCTTTCCGGAAATTGCGTACCCGGTCTTCGTGATGAAGGTGCTTTGCTATGCGCTCTTTGCGCTGGCCTTCAACCTGCTGATCGGCTTCACCGGCCTCGTGTCCTTCGGGCACGCCGCCTTCTTCGGCTGGGCCGGCTACACCACGGGCATTCTGATGATCCGGTTCTCGGCCAGCGGCTTTCCAGTCGAGCTGGCCATCCTGGCCGGCGTGGCCGTCGCCGTCGCCATCGGGTGGCTGATCGGCACGCTGGCGATTCGCCGCACCGGCATCTACTTCGCGATGATCACGCTCGCGCTGTCGCAGGTGGCCTACTTTCTCGCGGTGCAGATTCCGTGGACCGGCGGAGAAGACGGCATGCAGGGCATTCCGCGCGGGCACCTGCTGGGGCTGGTGGACCTGTCGGACGACAACCACATGTACTACTTCACGCTGGCCGTGTTCGTGGCCGGTTTTCTCGCCACCCACCGCATCGTGCATTCGCCGTTCGGGCAGGCGCTGAAGGCGCTGCGCGACAACGAGCCGCGTGCCGTGTCGCTGGGCTACGCCACCGACCGCTGCAAGCTCTATGCGTTCATGCTGTCCGCCGGGCTGGCGGGGCTTGCAGGTTCGCTCAAGGCACTGGTGCTGCAACTGTCGGCGCTCAACGACGTGATGCTCAGCACATCGACGGAGGTGCTGCTGATGACGCTGCTCGGCGGCCTGGGCACGAGCTGGGGCCCGGTGGTCGGCGCGACGCTGGTGGTCAGCCTGCAGAACCACCTGGCGGCGCTCGGCGGCGTGGTCACGATCGTGATCGGCATGACCTTCATCCTGTGCGTGTCGTTCTTCCGGCGCGGGCTGGTGGGAGAGTGGCAGGCATTGCTGGAGCGCCGGAAAGAGAAATCGCAGAAGCGGTGA
- a CDS encoding branched-chain amino acid ABC transporter permease, with translation MFDISMQALAAQLLVGLINGCFYAMLSMGLAIIFGLLNIINFAHGAQFMVAAFLAWIGFTQLPLLLGPTFQINFWAALVLAPVIVGGLGVLLEKTLLKRLYHLDHLYGLLLTFGVALVLEGLFRHFYGISGVSYDPPPLLQGGVDLGFMFLPVYRAFVVVAAILICLVTWYLFEKTKLGALLRAGTENPKLLQAFGVNIPLMITLTYGFGVGLAGLAGVMATPIMQVNPLMGANLLNIVFAVVVIGGLGSIAGAVVSGLALGILEGLTKVFYPEASTVVVFVIMAIVLLTRPAGLFGKEK, from the coding sequence ATGTTCGATATCTCGATGCAGGCGCTGGCGGCCCAGCTGCTGGTCGGCCTGATCAACGGCTGCTTCTACGCCATGCTGAGCATGGGCCTGGCCATCATCTTCGGGCTGCTCAACATCATCAACTTCGCGCATGGCGCGCAGTTCATGGTGGCGGCGTTCCTGGCGTGGATCGGGTTCACGCAGCTGCCGCTGCTGCTCGGCCCCACGTTCCAGATCAACTTCTGGGCGGCGCTGGTGCTGGCGCCCGTCATCGTCGGCGGGCTGGGCGTGCTGCTGGAGAAGACGCTGCTCAAGCGCCTGTACCACCTGGACCATCTCTATGGGCTGCTGCTGACCTTCGGCGTGGCGCTGGTGCTCGAAGGCTTGTTCCGGCATTTCTACGGCATCTCCGGCGTGAGCTACGACCCGCCGCCGTTGCTGCAGGGCGGTGTCGACCTGGGCTTCATGTTCCTGCCGGTGTACCGGGCCTTCGTGGTCGTCGCGGCGATCCTGATCTGCCTGGTGACCTGGTACCTCTTCGAGAAGACCAAGCTCGGCGCGCTGCTGCGCGCGGGCACCGAGAATCCGAAGCTGCTGCAGGCGTTCGGCGTGAACATCCCGCTGATGATCACGCTCACCTACGGCTTCGGCGTGGGGCTGGCGGGGCTGGCCGGCGTCATGGCCACGCCCATCATGCAGGTCAATCCACTGATGGGAGCCAACCTGCTCAACATCGTCTTCGCGGTGGTCGTGATCGGCGGCCTCGGCTCCATCGCGGGCGCCGTGGTCAGCGGGCTCGCGCTGGGCATTCTCGAAGGCCTGACCAAGGTGTTCTATCCCGAGGCCTCGACCGTGGTGGTCTTCGTGATCATGGCCATCGTCCTGCTGACCCGTCCCGCTGGCCTGTTCGGCAAGGAGAAATAA
- a CDS encoding ABC transporter substrate-binding protein has product MHFKKLSVCLMTGAALTAHAQVSDDVVKIGVLNDLSGIYSDLAGQGSVTAARLAIEEMGGKVLGKPVELVFADHQNKPDVAANLARGWFDQGKVDMVTDFPTASTALAVMEIAKQKNRIVMPSSGLATAILGEKCTPLTAQWTTNTYALAAGTARALVKDGKKSWYFITADYTFGHSLEKDATEVIKAEGGTVVGSSRHPFPGNDFSSFLLKAQASKADVIALANAGNDTVNAIKQANEYGITRKQVVAPLLTYISDVHSIGLEKAQGMYLSEAFYWDFDDRSRAWSKKFFDKQKRMPTAAQAGVYSATLNYLKAVQAAGTDEAKAVMAQLRKMTIDDAVIRNGKLREDGALVHDMLLLQVKSPAESKAPWDYYKVKSVLKGADVYPPLNPACQNGK; this is encoded by the coding sequence ATGCATTTCAAGAAACTTTCCGTGTGCCTGATGACCGGCGCGGCCCTCACGGCCCACGCGCAGGTGAGCGACGACGTCGTCAAGATCGGCGTGCTCAACGACCTGTCGGGCATCTACTCGGATCTTGCGGGCCAGGGCTCGGTCACGGCGGCGCGCCTGGCCATCGAAGAGATGGGCGGCAAGGTGCTGGGCAAGCCGGTCGAGCTGGTCTTTGCCGACCACCAGAACAAGCCCGACGTGGCGGCCAACCTGGCGCGCGGCTGGTTCGACCAGGGCAAGGTCGACATGGTCACGGACTTTCCCACCGCATCCACCGCGCTGGCCGTGATGGAGATCGCCAAGCAGAAGAACCGCATCGTCATGCCTTCCTCCGGGCTGGCCACCGCGATCCTCGGCGAGAAGTGCACGCCCCTCACGGCGCAGTGGACCACCAACACCTACGCGCTGGCGGCCGGCACGGCGCGCGCGCTGGTCAAGGACGGCAAGAAGAGCTGGTACTTCATCACCGCCGACTACACCTTCGGCCACTCGCTCGAAAAGGACGCCACCGAGGTCATCAAGGCCGAGGGCGGCACGGTGGTCGGCAGCTCGCGCCATCCGTTCCCGGGCAACGACTTCTCTTCGTTCCTGCTGAAGGCGCAGGCCTCCAAGGCCGACGTGATCGCGCTCGCCAACGCGGGCAACGACACGGTCAACGCCATCAAGCAGGCCAACGAGTACGGCATCACGCGCAAGCAGGTGGTGGCGCCGCTGCTCACCTACATCTCGGACGTGCACAGCATCGGCCTTGAAAAGGCGCAGGGCATGTACCTCAGCGAAGCCTTCTACTGGGACTTCGACGACCGCTCGCGCGCATGGTCGAAGAAGTTCTTCGACAAGCAGAAACGCATGCCGACCGCCGCACAGGCCGGCGTCTATTCGGCCACGCTCAACTACCTGAAGGCCGTCCAGGCCGCGGGCACCGACGAGGCCAAGGCCGTCATGGCGCAACTGCGCAAGATGACCATCGACGATGCGGTGATCCGCAACGGCAAGCTGCGCGAGGACGGCGCGCTGGTGCACGACATGCTGCTGCTGCAGGTCAAGTCGCCCGCCGAGTCGAAGGCACCGTGGGACTACTACAAGGTCAAGTCGGTGCTGAAGGGCGCGGACGTGTATCCGCCGCTGAACCCCGCCTGCCAGAACGGCAAGTAA
- a CDS encoding ABC transporter ATP-binding protein yields the protein MLTIRNLNAWYGESHVLQGIDLDVKAGECITLLGRNGAGRTSTLRAILGLVGKRTGSIQVAGTETIGMPPHRIARLGLGYCPEERGIYASLTAEENLLLLPKVGDAGMSLEQIYGMFPNLKERASSPGTRLSGGEQQMLAMARILRTGANLLLLDEITEGLAPVIVQKLGQVIRELKARGFTMVLVEQNFRFAKHLADRHYVIEHGQVVEVIERNEVEAKQDRLNELLGI from the coding sequence ATGCTGACCATCCGAAACCTCAACGCCTGGTACGGCGAGTCGCACGTGCTGCAAGGCATCGACCTCGACGTCAAGGCCGGTGAATGCATCACGCTGCTGGGGCGCAACGGCGCGGGCCGCACGTCCACGCTGCGCGCCATCCTCGGGTTGGTCGGCAAGCGCACCGGTTCCATCCAGGTGGCGGGCACCGAGACCATCGGCATGCCGCCGCATCGCATCGCCCGGCTGGGCCTGGGCTACTGTCCGGAAGAGCGGGGCATCTACGCATCGCTCACGGCCGAAGAGAACCTGCTGCTGTTGCCCAAGGTCGGCGACGCCGGCATGTCGCTCGAGCAGATCTACGGCATGTTCCCGAACCTCAAGGAGCGCGCCTCCAGCCCGGGCACGCGCCTTTCGGGCGGCGAGCAGCAGATGCTTGCCATGGCCCGCATTCTGCGCACCGGCGCGAACCTGCTGTTGCTCGACGAAATCACCGAGGGGCTGGCACCGGTGATCGTGCAGAAGCTCGGCCAGGTGATCCGCGAGCTCAAGGCGCGCGGCTTCACGATGGTGCTGGTCGAGCAGAACTTCCGCTTCGCCAAGCACCTGGCGGACCGCCACTACGTCATCGAGCACGGCCAGGTGGTCGAGGTGATCGAGCGCAACGAAGTCGAGGCCAAGCAGGACCGCCTCAACGAATTGCTCGGCATCTGA
- a CDS encoding ABC transporter ATP-binding protein, whose amino-acid sequence MDTDIILETKGLSKEFRGFLAVRNVDLRVRRGSIHALIGPNGAGKTTVFNLLTKFHIPTSGHILFNGADITHEKPAQIARRGVVRSFQISAVFPELSVLENVKIALQRKLGVDYRFWQSVSAMRKLDAPAMALLEQVGLPRFAASLARDLPYGRKRTLEIATTLALDPELLLLDEPTQGMGHEDVDRIKDLIKKVSADRTVLMVEHNMKVVADISDTITVLQRGEVLAEGPYPVVSVDAAVREAYMGTEEHE is encoded by the coding sequence ATGGACACGGACATCATTCTTGAAACCAAGGGGCTCTCCAAGGAGTTCCGCGGCTTCCTCGCTGTGCGCAACGTCGACCTGCGCGTGCGGCGCGGATCGATTCATGCGCTGATCGGGCCGAACGGCGCCGGCAAGACCACGGTCTTCAATCTGCTGACCAAGTTTCACATCCCCACCAGCGGACACATCCTGTTCAACGGTGCGGACATCACGCATGAGAAACCGGCGCAGATCGCACGGCGCGGCGTCGTCCGCTCGTTCCAGATCTCGGCTGTGTTTCCCGAACTCTCCGTGCTGGAGAACGTGAAGATCGCGCTGCAGCGCAAGCTCGGTGTCGACTACCGCTTCTGGCAGTCGGTGTCCGCGATGCGCAAGCTCGATGCCCCTGCGATGGCGCTGCTGGAGCAGGTCGGCCTGCCGCGCTTCGCGGCATCGCTGGCCCGCGATCTTCCGTACGGCCGCAAGCGCACGCTCGAAATCGCCACCACGCTGGCACTGGACCCCGAGCTCCTGCTGCTCGACGAGCCCACGCAGGGCATGGGCCATGAAGACGTCGACCGCATCAAGGACCTGATCAAGAAGGTCTCGGCCGATCGCACGGTGCTGATGGTCGAACACAACATGAAGGTCGTCGCGGACATCAGCGACACGATCACCGTGCTGCAGCGTGGCGAGGTGCTCGCCGAAGGTCCGTACCCCGTCGTCTCGGTCGATGCGGCCGTGCGCGAAGCCTACATGGGAACCGAAGAGCATGAATGA
- a CDS encoding dihydrodipicolinate synthase family protein produces the protein MSNPRWQGIFPAITTKFHADESIDAEGTARHIDFQIRNGIHGLVTCGSLGEASTLTLEEKLQVAKIALEAADGRIPVLANVSETSTREALRYVDGANKLGVAGFMMMPSVIYVADAREAMLNVRTIANAAQKPIMVYNNPVAYRVDLKPEHMVELADCEWIAAIKESTDNIRRITDLRNTVGDRYQLFLGVDDLAYEGLALGCDGLLAGVGCAFPRETVALYDLMKAGKFAEALKLYQWMTPMLHLDVSTKLVQNLKLIDLLVGVGSEHMRRPRLPLIGEERAFIEAVVKKALATRPAQYQSVA, from the coding sequence GTGAGCAATCCCCGCTGGCAAGGCATCTTTCCCGCCATCACCACCAAGTTCCACGCCGACGAGAGCATCGATGCCGAGGGCACCGCCCGCCACATCGACTTCCAGATCCGCAATGGCATCCACGGCCTGGTCACCTGCGGCTCGCTGGGCGAAGCCAGCACGCTGACGCTGGAAGAAAAGCTGCAGGTCGCCAAGATTGCGCTCGAAGCCGCCGACGGCCGCATCCCGGTGCTGGCCAACGTGTCGGAAACCAGCACGCGCGAGGCGCTGCGCTACGTGGACGGCGCCAACAAGCTCGGCGTGGCCGGCTTCATGATGATGCCCTCGGTGATCTATGTGGCCGATGCGCGCGAAGCCATGCTCAACGTGCGCACCATCGCCAATGCCGCGCAAAAACCCATCATGGTCTACAACAACCCGGTGGCCTACCGTGTCGACCTCAAGCCCGAGCACATGGTCGAGCTGGCCGACTGCGAATGGATCGCGGCGATCAAGGAGAGCACGGACAACATCCGCCGCATCACCGACCTGCGCAATACCGTGGGCGACCGCTACCAACTGTTCCTGGGCGTGGACGACCTGGCCTACGAAGGCCTGGCGCTGGGCTGCGATGGCCTGCTGGCCGGCGTCGGTTGTGCCTTCCCGCGCGAGACCGTGGCGCTGTACGACCTGATGAAGGCCGGCAAGTTTGCAGAGGCGCTCAAGCTCTACCAGTGGATGACGCCGATGCTGCACCTGGACGTATCGACCAAGCTGGTGCAGAACCTCAAGCTCATCGACCTGCTGGTGGGCGTGGGCTCCGAGCACATGCGCCGCCCGCGCCTGCCGCTGATCGGCGAGGAACGCGCCTTCATCGAAGCGGTGGTCAAGAAGGCGCTGGCTACGCGTCCTGCCCAGTACCAGTCGGTCGCCTGA
- the tssB gene encoding type VI secretion system contractile sheath small subunit: MSNSLQNWVGRNRPPRVQITYDVEIGDAVEKKELPLVVGLLADLSGQPAQPLPKLKERRFVEVDRDNFDEVLGNISPRLDLSVPDTMKGDGNLKIELNFKEFGDFHPEAIVSQVPRLAKLLEARQQLRDLLAKLDGNDELDDLLERVVQNSEDLKTVQSQARAEAGSAPAQTAPAAPAAQTESSPEAEAPAA, encoded by the coding sequence ATGTCGAATAGCCTGCAAAACTGGGTGGGACGCAACCGTCCGCCGCGCGTTCAGATCACCTACGACGTCGAGATCGGCGATGCCGTCGAAAAGAAGGAGCTCCCACTGGTCGTGGGCCTGCTGGCCGATCTGTCCGGCCAGCCCGCACAGCCCCTGCCCAAGCTCAAGGAGCGCCGCTTCGTCGAAGTCGACCGCGACAACTTCGACGAGGTGCTCGGCAACATCTCGCCCCGCCTCGACCTGTCGGTGCCCGACACCATGAAGGGCGACGGCAACCTGAAGATCGAGCTGAACTTCAAGGAATTCGGCGACTTCCACCCCGAAGCCATCGTGAGCCAGGTGCCCCGCCTGGCCAAGCTGCTCGAAGCCCGCCAGCAACTGCGCGACCTGCTCGCCAAGCTCGACGGCAACGACGAACTCGACGACCTGCTCGAGCGCGTGGTGCAGAACAGCGAAGACCTCAAGACGGTCCAGAGCCAGGCCAGGGCCGAAGCGGGCAGCGCACCGGCGCAGACCGCCCCGGCAGCACCGGCTGCGCAAACCGAATCGTCCCCCGAAGCCGAAGCACCGGCAGCGTGA